A genomic region of Vicinamibacteria bacterium contains the following coding sequences:
- the der gene encoding ribosome biogenesis GTPase Der: GIQEQAETPLDEQVAAQAHAAIGSADVVCWVVDGRAGLVAEDHFLATRLRAIAERVLLVVNKIDTADLGAAAMEFHRLGFPDLLAISAEHGLGVGELLDAIVERIGEGASPLEESEETRVAITGRPNVGKSSLLNRIAGEDRAVTSEVAGTTRDSIDTLVELGEHVYRFVDTAGIRRRGKLPNQADRLGVLYAERAIERAQLCLLVLDATEGVTSEDAAIGRKIADSGRGVILTFNKWDLVEDREQAAKELEKQARAKLPHLDFAPALYVSARTGRGVSGLGPLMERVRGEHLKRLPTPELNQFLRNAASRLPPRARDGKEVRFFYITQAGVAPPRFLVFSNRSAGELDASYPRYLTRRLREAYGFEGSPVKVRIRKRRASNSQ, translated from the coding sequence GGGAATCCAAGAACAAGCGGAGACGCCTCTCGACGAGCAGGTAGCCGCACAAGCGCACGCCGCGATCGGCAGCGCCGATGTCGTGTGCTGGGTCGTGGACGGTCGCGCCGGTCTGGTGGCCGAGGATCATTTCCTCGCCACTCGCCTGCGTGCGATTGCCGAGCGTGTGTTGCTCGTGGTGAACAAGATCGACACCGCCGACCTCGGTGCCGCGGCAATGGAGTTCCATCGGCTGGGATTTCCCGACCTCCTTGCGATCTCCGCCGAGCATGGTCTCGGTGTTGGGGAACTGCTCGATGCGATCGTGGAACGCATCGGCGAGGGAGCTTCACCGCTGGAGGAGTCCGAAGAGACTCGGGTTGCGATCACCGGGCGTCCCAACGTGGGCAAGTCTTCTCTTTTGAACAGGATCGCGGGTGAAGACCGAGCAGTCACAAGCGAAGTTGCCGGAACGACGCGGGATTCGATCGACACTCTCGTCGAGCTTGGGGAGCACGTTTATCGATTTGTGGACACGGCGGGCATCCGTCGGCGCGGCAAGCTTCCCAATCAGGCCGATCGGCTCGGCGTCTTGTATGCCGAGCGAGCCATCGAGCGGGCCCAACTGTGCCTGCTCGTCCTCGACGCGACCGAGGGCGTAACGAGCGAAGACGCCGCCATCGGGCGGAAGATCGCCGACTCCGGGCGTGGAGTGATACTCACTTTCAACAAATGGGATCTCGTCGAGGATCGCGAGCAAGCGGCCAAGGAGCTGGAGAAGCAAGCACGCGCGAAGCTTCCCCATCTCGACTTCGCTCCCGCCCTTTACGTTTCCGCGCGGACCGGCCGCGGTGTCTCCGGTCTCGGGCCGCTCATGGAGCGGGTACGAGGTGAGCACCTGAAGCGACTCCCGACTCCGGAGCTCAACCAGTTCCTTCGTAATGCCGCGAGCCGCCTGCCCCCACGGGCCAGGGACGGAAAAGAGGTCCGTTTCTTCTATATCACGCAGGCGGGAGTCGCCCCCCCGCGATTCCTCGTCTTCTCGAACCGATCCGCGGGAGAGCTCGACGCTAGCTACCCCCGCTACCTGACGCGGAGGCTTCGGGAAGCTTACGGATTCGAAGGCTCGCCCGTGAAAGTGAGAATTCGCAAGCGGAGGGCGTCAAACTCCCAATGA
- a CDS encoding integration host factor subunit alpha, translated as MTKADLARVVYERHGGISNKEASRIVDLILESIKQGLREGDRVQISGFGTFIVREKKERKGRNPQTGEEMMILPRRSVVFRPSKNFQNGFS; from the coding sequence ATGACCAAAGCGGACTTGGCTAGAGTCGTTTACGAGCGCCATGGCGGCATTTCCAACAAAGAGGCGTCTCGTATCGTGGACCTGATCCTGGAGTCGATCAAACAGGGGCTACGGGAGGGAGATCGCGTCCAAATCAGCGGCTTCGGCACTTTCATCGTCCGAGAGAAGAAGGAGCGAAAGGGGCGCAATCCACAAACGGGCGAGGAGATGATGATTCTGCCGCGCCGGTCCGTCGTCTTCCGACCGTCGAAGAACTTCCAAAACGGCTTCTCGTAA